The Lysinibacillus pakistanensis genome includes a window with the following:
- a CDS encoding IreB family regulatory phosphoprotein, whose protein sequence is MSSFDQTMKFNFPEESMEQEVKQVMLKVHSSLEEKGYNPINQIVGYLLSGDPAYIPRHQDARNLIRKLERDEILEELVKFYIKKNNED, encoded by the coding sequence ATGAGTTCATTTGATCAAACGATGAAATTTAATTTTCCAGAAGAATCAATGGAACAGGAAGTCAAGCAGGTAATGTTGAAAGTTCATTCTTCATTAGAGGAAAAGGGATATAATCCTATCAATCAGATTGTCGGTTATTTACTTTCTGGTGATCCGGCGTATATTCCTCGCCATCAGGATGCTCGTAATTTAATTCGCAAGCTTGAGCGTGACGAAATTCTAGAAGAGCTTGTTAAATTTTATATTAAAAAGAATAACGAGGACTAG
- a CDS encoding DUF1292 domain-containing protein: MAHEHNHEEELHVQHITVIDENGNEQLCEVIHVHESPEFGKSYVFYSMVGAEEDEDGSVEIFVSSFVPSENGEDGELTPIETEAEWDMVEDVLNALEDEYED, translated from the coding sequence ATGGCACACGAGCACAACCATGAAGAAGAATTACACGTACAACACATTACAGTGATTGACGAGAACGGGAATGAACAGCTTTGTGAAGTGATTCATGTTCATGAATCGCCTGAATTTGGCAAATCCTACGTATTTTACTCAATGGTAGGAGCAGAAGAAGATGAGGATGGTTCTGTAGAAATTTTCGTTTCTTCATTCGTTCCTTCTGAAAATGGTGAAGACGGCGAGTTAACACCAATCGAAACAGAAGCAGAGTGGGATATGGTAGAGGATGTTTTAAATGCTTTAGAGGATGAATACGAAGACTAA
- a CDS encoding magnesium transporter CorA family protein, translated as MIKIHYFKKRSNVVEHDFNLKEFKHGLHAEDLLWVDLYAYSYNELNDIAEIFGFHPLAVEDCLNEGSRPKMDHYGDYKFFVFHAPIYNEKSSNEITTVELNIFMGPNYVVTVHKQKLKWLGHIENICLNSTKYLDKGTDFLLHTLIDGITDEYFPVLERIRARIDELEEEIYDYQPKIVTEEFLALKRTIIFIRQAIMPQKRIFSNSNGQWKFEIREENIPFYKDLNDHLERIVESTETYRDLVNSTLDTYFSIISGKSIEKLNLLTVISTIMLPLSVITSFFGMNVPLPYPDSPITTITISVFLVVFTWGMWAYFKKMIA; from the coding sequence ATGATTAAAATCCATTATTTTAAAAAAAGAAGCAACGTAGTAGAACATGATTTTAATTTGAAAGAATTTAAACATGGCCTCCATGCCGAGGATTTATTATGGGTTGACTTATATGCATATAGCTACAATGAATTAAATGATATCGCGGAAATTTTTGGCTTCCATCCATTAGCGGTAGAGGATTGCTTAAACGAAGGTTCTCGCCCTAAAATGGATCATTATGGCGACTATAAATTTTTTGTTTTTCATGCCCCGATCTATAATGAAAAAAGTAGCAATGAAATAACTACAGTAGAATTAAATATTTTTATGGGTCCTAATTATGTTGTAACGGTTCATAAGCAAAAGCTTAAATGGCTAGGTCACATCGAAAATATTTGCTTAAACAGTACAAAGTATTTAGATAAAGGCACTGATTTTCTTTTGCATACACTTATTGACGGCATTACTGATGAATATTTCCCAGTTTTAGAACGGATTAGAGCGCGTATAGATGAGCTTGAAGAGGAAATATATGATTATCAGCCGAAAATAGTTACAGAGGAGTTTCTTGCGCTTAAGCGAACTATTATATTCATTCGACAGGCAATTATGCCACAAAAAAGAATTTTTTCAAATAGTAATGGTCAGTGGAAATTTGAAATTCGTGAGGAAAATATTCCATTCTATAAAGATTTAAATGACCATCTTGAACGAATTGTTGAATCGACAGAAACCTATAGAGATTTAGTAAACAGTACCTTAGATACTTATTTTTCAATTATTAGTGGCAAATCAATTGAAAAGCTTAATCTGCTTACTGTAATATCAACAATTATGCTGCCATTATCAGTCATTACAAGCTTTTTTGGCATGAATGTTCCATTGCCATATCCGGATTCACCAATTACAACGATTACAATTAGTGTATTTTTAGTTGTATTTACTTGGGGAATGTGGGCATACTTCAAAAAAATGATTGCCTAA
- the alaS gene encoding alanine--tRNA ligase: MKAADIRRMYLEFFKEKGHHHEPSAPLVPINDPSLLWINSGVATLKPYFDGRVIPENPRITNAQKSIRTNDIENVGKTARHHTFFEMLGNFSIGDYFKKEAIHYAWEFLTDKKWMGFDPELLSITIHPEDQEAYDVWHNEIGIPEERLIRLEGNFWDIGEGPSGPNSEIFYDRGEEYGSNDSDPEMYPGGENERYLEIWNLVFSQFNHNPDGTYTPLPKQNIDTGMGLERIVSVVQNVPTNFDTDLFMPIIEKIEEFANRKYKRPSEVDLNEIFGSEEDINTPFKVIADHIRTVAFAIGDGALPSNEGRGYVLRRLLRRAVRYAKQIGIEKPFMFELVPTAGKIMEDFYPEVTEKSEFIQRVIKNEEIRFHETLDGGLAIFNEVVESQKAAGHVYIPGADAFRLYDTYGFPIELTEEYAEEVGMKVDHEGFEIAMEEQRERARAARQDVDSMQVQNEVLANLTVASEFVGYDTLTTDTEIAAMIVNGQVAKVASEGQEALVILAKTPFYAEMGGQIADSGIISNDSFTAVVKDVQKAPNGQPLHTVVVESGEMHVEDTVQAVVNRDDRNLIIKNHTATHIMQRALKDVLGDHVNQAGSYVGPDRLRFDFSHFGQVTKEELQQIERIVNEKVWDDIEVVIEEKGIDEAKAMGAMALFGEKYGDIVRVVSIGDYSIELCGGLHVKRSSEIGFFKIVSEGGIGAGTRRIEAVTGKVAYEAVKEEEALLNDAAALLKANPKDIVTKVQALQADYKELQRDNEALSQKIANAQAGAIVDAAQTIGDVTVLSTRVEAKDNNQLRQMMDDLKVKMNKAIVVLGAVDGEKVMLCAGVTKDLVGGNYHAGNIVKMVAEACGGKGGGRPDMAMAGAKDASKLDEALLSVYDYIKSI; encoded by the coding sequence ATGAAAGCAGCAGATATTCGCCGTATGTATTTGGAATTCTTTAAAGAGAAAGGTCATCATCATGAGCCATCAGCTCCACTAGTACCCATTAATGACCCATCCTTACTTTGGATTAACTCTGGTGTTGCTACTCTTAAACCATATTTTGATGGACGTGTTATTCCAGAAAATCCACGTATCACAAATGCGCAAAAATCGATTCGTACAAATGACATTGAAAACGTAGGTAAAACAGCACGTCACCATACGTTTTTCGAAATGCTTGGTAACTTCTCTATTGGAGATTACTTCAAAAAAGAAGCGATTCATTATGCTTGGGAGTTCTTAACAGATAAAAAGTGGATGGGCTTTGATCCAGAGCTTTTATCTATTACTATTCATCCTGAAGACCAAGAAGCCTATGATGTTTGGCATAACGAAATTGGAATCCCTGAAGAACGTTTAATCCGATTAGAGGGGAACTTCTGGGATATTGGAGAAGGTCCTTCTGGTCCAAACTCAGAGATTTTTTATGACCGTGGAGAAGAATACGGCTCTAATGATAGTGATCCAGAAATGTATCCAGGTGGAGAAAATGAACGCTACCTTGAAATTTGGAACTTAGTGTTCTCACAATTCAACCATAATCCAGATGGTACGTATACGCCGCTGCCAAAGCAAAATATTGATACAGGTATGGGTCTTGAGCGTATTGTGTCAGTTGTTCAAAATGTTCCAACTAACTTTGATACTGATTTATTCATGCCAATTATTGAAAAAATTGAGGAGTTTGCTAACCGTAAGTATAAGCGTCCTAGTGAAGTAGATTTAAATGAAATCTTCGGTTCAGAAGAGGATATTAATACACCATTCAAAGTAATTGCAGACCACATCCGTACAGTAGCTTTTGCGATTGGTGATGGCGCACTTCCTTCAAATGAAGGTCGTGGTTATGTATTACGTCGTCTATTACGTCGTGCTGTTCGCTATGCAAAACAAATAGGTATTGAAAAACCATTTATGTTTGAATTGGTACCAACTGCTGGCAAAATAATGGAGGACTTCTATCCAGAGGTAACGGAAAAAAGTGAATTTATCCAACGTGTCATTAAAAATGAAGAAATTCGCTTCCATGAAACATTAGACGGTGGTTTAGCTATCTTTAATGAGGTCGTTGAATCACAAAAAGCAGCAGGACATGTTTATATTCCAGGGGCAGATGCTTTCCGATTATATGATACTTATGGTTTCCCAATTGAATTAACAGAAGAATATGCAGAAGAAGTAGGCATGAAGGTAGATCATGAAGGCTTCGAGATAGCAATGGAAGAGCAACGTGAGCGTGCCCGTGCAGCTCGTCAAGATGTAGACTCCATGCAAGTGCAAAATGAAGTTCTCGCAAATTTAACGGTTGCCAGCGAATTTGTAGGCTATGATACTTTAACGACAGACACAGAAATTGCAGCGATGATTGTCAATGGACAAGTAGCGAAGGTTGCCTCTGAAGGTCAAGAAGCGCTAGTAATTTTAGCAAAAACACCATTCTATGCTGAGATGGGCGGACAAATTGCAGATAGCGGTATCATTTCAAATGATAGCTTTACTGCTGTTGTCAAAGATGTTCAAAAAGCACCAAATGGTCAGCCGCTCCATACAGTGGTAGTTGAATCTGGTGAAATGCATGTAGAAGATACTGTGCAAGCAGTTGTTAATCGTGATGATCGAAATTTAATTATTAAAAATCATACAGCTACACATATTATGCAACGTGCATTAAAAGATGTGCTAGGCGATCATGTTAACCAAGCTGGTTCATATGTAGGTCCTGATCGCTTACGCTTTGACTTCTCACACTTTGGTCAAGTGACAAAAGAGGAGTTACAGCAAATTGAACGTATTGTAAATGAAAAAGTGTGGGATGATATAGAGGTTGTGATTGAAGAAAAAGGCATCGATGAAGCGAAGGCAATGGGGGCTATGGCATTATTCGGTGAGAAGTATGGCGATATTGTCCGTGTAGTTTCTATTGGGGATTACTCTATTGAGCTTTGTGGTGGTTTACATGTAAAACGCTCTTCTGAAATAGGTTTCTTCAAAATTGTCTCAGAAGGTGGGATCGGTGCAGGTACGCGTCGTATAGAGGCTGTAACAGGAAAAGTGGCATATGAAGCAGTTAAAGAAGAGGAAGCTTTATTAAACGATGCTGCAGCCCTATTAAAAGCAAATCCGAAAGATATTGTGACAAAAGTACAGGCACTTCAAGCAGACTACAAAGAATTACAACGTGATAATGAAGCACTATCACAAAAAATTGCGAATGCACAAGCAGGAGCAATTGTAGATGCAGCTCAAACAATTGGTGATGTAACAGTCCTTTCTACTAGAGTAGAAGCGAAAGATAACAATCAATTGCGTCAAATGATGGATGATTTAAAAGTGAAAATGAATAAAGCTATTGTCGTTTTAGGAGCTGTTGATGGCGAGAAAGTAATGCTATGTGCCGGCGTCACAAAAGATTTAGTGGGCGGCAATTATCATGCTGGAAATATCGTAAAAATGGTAGCAGAGGCATGTGGTGGTAAAGGTGGCGGTCGTCCGGATATGGCGATGGCAGGTGCAAAAGATGCATCAAAACTTGATGAAGCACTACTTTCTGTGTATGATTATATTAAATCCATTTAA
- the ruvX gene encoding Holliday junction resolvase RuvX yields MRIMGLDVGSKTVGVAISDALGWTAQGIETVKIDEANGEFGVERIAELVKEYAITEFVVGYPKNMNNTVGPRGEASENYKKLLEETFSLPVKLWDERLTTMAAERMLIDADVSRKKRKQVIDKMAAVMILQGYLDSKN; encoded by the coding sequence ATGAGAATTATGGGATTAGACGTTGGGTCAAAAACTGTGGGCGTGGCAATAAGCGATGCTTTAGGGTGGACGGCCCAAGGTATTGAAACCGTGAAAATTGATGAAGCAAACGGTGAATTTGGTGTTGAACGAATAGCCGAGCTAGTAAAGGAGTATGCTATAACAGAATTTGTTGTAGGTTATCCGAAAAACATGAATAATACGGTGGGACCACGTGGAGAGGCATCTGAAAACTATAAAAAGCTTTTAGAGGAGACCTTTTCACTGCCAGTAAAGCTTTGGGATGAACGTTTAACGACAATGGCTGCTGAGCGTATGCTAATTGATGCAGATGTTAGTCGCAAAAAACGGAAGCAAGTCATTGATAAAATGGCTGCTGTGATGATCTTACAAGGCTATTTGGATAGCAAAAATTAA